A genomic segment from Peribacillus sp. ACCC06369 encodes:
- a CDS encoding VOC family protein encodes MGRIVHFEIHVNDMERAKKFYGEVFGWTFQDWSEYAGMPYFGAVTGDENEPGIDGALMQRHSAPPETNQALNAFACTMGVESYDLTEAKIIENGGKVAMPKFALPGMAWQGYYIDTEGNTFGIHQPDVNAK; translated from the coding sequence ATGGGAAGAATAGTTCATTTCGAAATTCATGTGAATGACATGGAACGGGCAAAGAAGTTTTATGGAGAGGTATTCGGATGGACATTTCAAGACTGGAGTGAGTATGCAGGAATGCCTTACTTTGGAGCAGTAACTGGTGATGAGAATGAACCTGGGATCGATGGTGCTTTGATGCAGCGTCATAGTGCTCCACCGGAAACAAACCAAGCGTTAAATGCATTTGCTTGTACCATGGGAGTGGAAAGTTACGATTTAACGGAAGCTAAAATTATTGAAAATGGCGGCAAGGTCGCAATGCCCAAATTTGCCCTGCCCGGAATGGCTTGGCAAGGATACTATATTGATACCGAAGGCAATACTTTTGGAATTCATCAACCCGATGTGAATGCAAAATAG
- a CDS encoding proline dehydrogenase: MEAITRDFFLFLSKNNLLNNIAKKSGGNFAAGKIIGGTDFQSSIKFIKQLNNSGLSVTVDHLGEFVDSKEVTQERTAECIETIEMISREKLDSQVSLKMTSLGLDIDHNLVIENMTKILDTAEKHKVMVTIDMEDEVRCQATIDIFRQFKEKYSCISTVLQAYLFRTEKDLEDLAQYKPFLRLVKGAYKESPEVAFPEKDDVDENYKKLIKQSLLNGNYTAIASHDDKIIEYTKELAKKHNIPNTQFEFQMLYGMRNKTQYELVKQGYKMRVYVPYGLDWYGYFMRRLAERPSNIAFAFKGMVKS, translated from the coding sequence ATGGAAGCCATTACAAGGGACTTTTTCTTATTTTTATCTAAAAATAATCTGCTTAATAATATTGCTAAAAAAAGCGGAGGAAATTTTGCTGCTGGAAAGATCATTGGGGGAACTGATTTCCAAAGTTCCATTAAATTTATTAAACAACTTAATAATAGTGGCTTGTCGGTTACAGTCGACCATCTTGGGGAATTCGTTGATTCTAAGGAAGTGACTCAGGAAAGGACGGCAGAATGCATCGAAACCATCGAAATGATCAGCAGGGAAAAACTTGATTCACAAGTTTCTCTAAAGATGACTTCTTTGGGACTCGATATCGATCATAATCTGGTCATAGAGAACATGACGAAAATTCTTGATACGGCAGAAAAGCATAAAGTCATGGTCACGATCGACATGGAAGATGAAGTTCGCTGTCAGGCAACAATCGACATTTTTAGACAGTTCAAGGAAAAATACAGCTGCATAAGTACTGTTCTGCAAGCATATTTATTCCGCACAGAGAAAGATTTGGAGGACCTTGCCCAATATAAGCCATTCCTGCGTCTCGTAAAGGGTGCCTACAAGGAATCTCCAGAGGTGGCTTTTCCCGAAAAGGATGATGTAGATGAAAACTATAAAAAGTTGATTAAGCAAAGTCTTCTTAACGGTAATTATACGGCCATTGCCTCACATGATGACAAAATCATCGAGTATACAAAAGAGTTGGCTAAGAAGCACAACATTCCAAATACACAATTCGAATTTCAAATGCTTTATGGCATGAGAAACAAAACACAATACGAGTTGGTCAAGCAAGGTTACAAAATGCGCGTCTATGTACCATATGGTCTGGATTGGTATGGATACTTCATGAGAAGGCTTGCAGAAAGGCCATCCAATATTGCCTTTGCCTTCAAAGGGATGGTCAAAAGCTAA
- a CDS encoding helix-turn-helix transcriptional regulator, whose protein sequence is MFRFGKGKPRSKVGKFIDKHGYSQEEFVSASGISRNTISRVCSDPKYVPSAGVLKKIMKAVRSIDAGAKADDYFDL, encoded by the coding sequence ATGTTTAGATTCGGGAAGGGAAAGCCACGAAGTAAGGTAGGCAAATTCATCGATAAGCACGGATATTCACAAGAGGAGTTTGTAAGTGCGTCCGGAATCTCACGCAATACGATAAGCAGAGTTTGCAGCGACCCCAAGTATGTGCCGTCAGCCGGAGTATTAAAGAAAATCATGAAGGCGGTTCGAAGTATAGATGCTGGCGCAAAGGCAGATGACTACTTTGATTTATAA
- the putP gene encoding sodium/proline symporter PutP: MDYALIISISIYMAGMLFIGYFAYKRTSNLNDYMLGDRGLGPAVTALSAGAADMSGWLLMGMPGAMFATGLSSIWIVIGLTLGAYANWLYVAPRLRTYTEVANNSITIPAFLENRFGEGSRILRLISALVILIFFTFYVSSGMVSGGVLFQSTFGLDYHTGLWILTGVTVAYTLFGGFLAVSWTDFVQGIIMVVALVLVPIVTLFHVGGFGPSIDTPRSIDPALLNIFTGTSFLGIISLFAWGLGYFGQPHIIVRFMAISSIKEIKKARTIGMGWMIFSSIGAMLTGFIGITYFHQNNLKLDNPETIFIELGEILFHPLITGFLISAILAAIMSTISSQLLVTASSLTEDMYKTFFRRSASDKELVFLGRLSVLTISIIALILSWEQNDTILGLVGYAWAGFGSSFGPLVILSLCWKRMTRWGALAGMIVGAGTVIFWSMAGLSDTLYEMIPGFGASLIAIIVVSLLTAKPSREVEEKFEEFERTLKQ; the protein is encoded by the coding sequence ATGGATTACGCATTAATAATTTCCATCAGCATTTACATGGCTGGCATGCTTTTCATTGGTTACTTCGCTTACAAACGGACTTCCAATTTAAATGATTATATGTTGGGCGACCGGGGCCTTGGTCCTGCTGTCACTGCATTAAGCGCCGGCGCTGCGGATATGAGCGGTTGGCTTTTGATGGGGATGCCTGGTGCCATGTTCGCAACAGGACTCAGTTCCATCTGGATCGTAATCGGCCTGACGCTAGGAGCCTATGCGAACTGGCTGTATGTTGCGCCAAGATTAAGAACCTATACGGAAGTCGCCAATAACTCCATTACGATCCCCGCTTTCCTGGAAAATCGTTTTGGCGAGGGTTCACGGATCCTAAGGCTCATTTCCGCTTTGGTTATCCTGATTTTCTTCACCTTTTACGTTTCTTCCGGAATGGTATCCGGCGGAGTCTTATTCCAAAGTACATTTGGCCTTGATTACCATACAGGTCTATGGATCTTAACAGGCGTCACCGTTGCCTATACTTTATTCGGTGGATTCCTGGCAGTAAGCTGGACAGACTTTGTTCAAGGAATCATCATGGTCGTTGCCTTGGTTCTTGTACCGATCGTCACCCTTTTCCATGTTGGCGGTTTCGGTCCTTCCATAGATACGCCACGTTCCATTGATCCAGCTCTATTGAATATTTTCACGGGGACGAGCTTTTTAGGAATCATCTCATTATTTGCTTGGGGACTGGGTTACTTCGGACAGCCGCATATCATTGTCCGCTTTATGGCGATCAGTTCTATTAAGGAAATCAAGAAAGCCCGTACTATCGGGATGGGCTGGATGATTTTCTCCAGTATCGGTGCCATGCTGACTGGATTCATCGGTATCACGTATTTCCATCAGAACAACCTGAAGTTAGATAATCCTGAAACGATTTTCATAGAGTTAGGTGAAATACTATTCCACCCACTTATCACTGGTTTCTTGATTTCAGCGATACTGGCAGCCATCATGAGCACGATTTCTTCGCAGCTTTTGGTTACGGCCAGCTCTTTAACGGAGGATATGTACAAAACTTTCTTCCGTCGTTCCGCTTCAGATAAAGAGCTTGTTTTCCTGGGCAGACTTTCCGTACTGACCATATCCATCATAGCGCTCATTCTCTCTTGGGAACAGAATGACACGATTCTTGGACTTGTCGGCTATGCATGGGCTGGATTCGGATCTTCATTCGGTCCATTGGTCATACTAAGCCTCTGCTGGAAACGGATGACAAGATGGGGCGCTTTAGCCGGGATGATCGTCGGTGCCGGGACTGTAATTTTCTGGTCCATGGCAGGATTATCCGATACGCTTTATGAAATGATTCCTGGTTTTGGCGCGAGCTTGATTGCCATCATCGTGGTCAGTCTTCTTACAGCGAAACCATCTAGGGAAGTAGAAGAAAAGTTCGAAGAATTCGAAAGAACATTAAAACAATAA
- the pruA gene encoding L-glutamate gamma-semialdehyde dehydrogenase, with product MISYKHEPFVDFTNEENKKAYQEALQTVEGYLGQDYPLYIGAEKVTTDEKIVSYNPADKEEVIGRVSKANRDLAEKAMQEASLAFESWKKVKPEIRADVLFKAAAIIRRRKHEFSALLTKEAGKPWNEADADTAEAIDFLEFYARQMLTLRDGVPVQSRPGEYNRYDYIPLGVGIIISPWNFPFAIMAGTAVAAIVTGNTILLKPASTTPIVAAKFVEVMLEAGLPAGVLNFVPGNGAEVGDYLVDHPKTRFISFTGSRDVGLRIYKRASEVNEGQVWLKRVIAEMGGKDTIVVDKEADLELAAQSIVKSAFGFSGQKCSACSRAVIVEDVYDQVLDRAVELTKQLTVGNPTENHFMGPVIDQAAFDKIMSYIEIGNQEGRILTGGEGDSSKGYFVQPTIVADVDPKARLMQEEIFGPVVAFTKAKDFNEALEIANNTEYGLTGAVITTNRLNMEKAREEFHVGNLYFNRGCTGAIVGYQPFGGFNMSGTDSKAGGPDYLQLHMQAKTTSETF from the coding sequence ATGATTTCATATAAACACGAACCATTTGTTGATTTTACAAACGAGGAAAACAAAAAAGCGTATCAGGAAGCTCTTCAAACTGTTGAAGGCTACTTAGGGCAAGACTACCCTCTTTATATCGGGGCAGAGAAAGTGACGACAGATGAGAAAATCGTTTCATATAACCCTGCAGATAAGGAAGAGGTCATCGGCCGAGTATCGAAAGCGAACAGGGATCTTGCTGAAAAAGCCATGCAGGAAGCGTCTTTAGCTTTTGAAAGCTGGAAAAAAGTGAAGCCGGAAATCCGTGCTGACGTTTTATTCAAAGCCGCTGCCATCATTCGCAGACGCAAGCATGAATTCTCTGCCTTATTGACAAAAGAGGCAGGAAAACCTTGGAATGAAGCTGATGCCGATACAGCTGAAGCAATCGATTTCCTTGAATTCTATGCCCGTCAAATGTTGACGCTTAGAGATGGTGTGCCTGTACAAAGCCGTCCAGGAGAATATAACCGCTATGATTACATTCCATTAGGAGTCGGCATCATCATTTCTCCTTGGAACTTCCCATTTGCCATCATGGCAGGTACAGCTGTTGCAGCTATCGTTACTGGTAACACAATCCTGTTGAAACCAGCTTCGACTACTCCTATTGTTGCTGCGAAATTCGTTGAAGTGATGCTTGAAGCAGGCCTTCCAGCAGGAGTATTGAATTTCGTTCCAGGGAACGGAGCCGAAGTGGGCGACTACCTGGTAGATCATCCAAAAACACGTTTCATTTCCTTCACCGGTTCACGTGATGTAGGTCTGCGCATTTACAAACGTGCTTCAGAAGTGAACGAAGGCCAAGTTTGGCTGAAGCGTGTCATTGCTGAAATGGGCGGAAAAGATACGATCGTCGTCGACAAAGAGGCTGATCTGGAATTGGCAGCTCAATCGATCGTGAAATCGGCATTTGGCTTCTCGGGACAAAAATGTTCTGCTTGCTCCCGTGCTGTCATTGTAGAAGATGTATATGATCAAGTTTTGGATCGCGCTGTCGAGTTAACTAAACAACTGACTGTCGGTAACCCTACAGAGAACCACTTCATGGGTCCTGTAATCGATCAAGCAGCTTTCGACAAAATCATGAGCTATATTGAAATCGGGAACCAAGAAGGACGCATTCTGACTGGAGGAGAAGGAGATAGCTCTAAAGGCTACTTCGTTCAACCGACAATCGTCGCTGATGTCGATCCGAAAGCCCGTTTGATGCAAGAAGAAATCTTCGGACCAGTCGTTGCCTTTACAAAAGCCAAAGACTTTAACGAAGCTCTTGAAATTGCCAATAACACAGAATATGGTTTGACTGGGGCTGTCATTACGACAAATCGCCTTAACATGGAAAAAGCACGTGAAGAATTCCATGTGGGGAACTTGTATTTCAACCGCGGCTGTACTGGTGCAATCGTAGGTTATCAGCCATTCGGCGGGTTCAACATGTCAGGAACCGATTCCAAGGCAGGCGGACCGGACTACTTGCAGCTTCATATGCAAGCTAAAACAACATCAGAAACGTTCTGA
- a CDS encoding PLP-dependent aminotransferase family protein → MNVESFFSENIKAALKNDPPGAWMSDLPDGCIRLSSGYPDPALVPAEELKVAVAGLLDEEQDLPLHYIGSPRIVRLKQQLQKRLEDRGIRVLEEQLLITSGACQGIDLIARILLDDKAVVAVESPTYMEALEIFQNYTKQIISIPIDENGLQTYLLKEMLDERKRKGLTLPRFLYTIPTFQNPTGTTMTTERRKHLLELSIEFDFLILEDDAYGELAFDETPLPIKSFDTRGRVLHVGSLSKVVAPGMRIGWIAGESEFIKALEWFKKDLDHPFAQSTMAVYLENTDFEKRIDLLKNVYRAKCTALIHSLEQFLPESVSWYVPDGGYFVWVRIPGMDTSQLLSQALTEGVSYVPGKYFCLDEKDGTEFLRLSFSYANEEEIIEGTRRLGQLIASFFHKMS, encoded by the coding sequence GTGAATGTTGAATCTTTTTTTTCTGAAAACATTAAAGCGGCACTTAAGAATGATCCGCCCGGTGCATGGATGTCAGACCTGCCAGATGGTTGTATTCGTTTGAGTTCAGGCTATCCTGATCCTGCGCTCGTCCCTGCTGAGGAGCTCAAGGTAGCTGTAGCCGGACTTCTTGATGAGGAGCAGGATTTGCCGCTCCATTATATCGGAAGTCCAAGGATTGTAAGACTGAAGCAGCAACTCCAGAAAAGACTTGAAGATCGTGGAATTCGCGTTTTGGAGGAACAGCTTTTGATTACATCAGGTGCTTGCCAGGGGATTGATCTTATTGCCCGCATTCTCCTTGATGATAAAGCGGTCGTAGCTGTAGAATCTCCCACCTATATGGAGGCTTTAGAGATTTTTCAAAACTATACGAAGCAGATTATTAGTATACCTATAGATGAAAATGGACTCCAAACGTACCTATTAAAAGAAATGCTGGATGAAAGGAAACGTAAAGGTCTAACCCTCCCGCGTTTTCTATATACCATCCCAACCTTTCAAAATCCAACTGGGACGACTATGACAACTGAGCGGCGGAAGCATTTATTGGAACTTTCCATCGAGTTTGATTTCCTCATTCTAGAGGATGATGCATACGGAGAATTAGCCTTCGATGAAACTCCGCTGCCAATAAAATCTTTTGATACACGCGGACGAGTCCTCCACGTCGGTTCATTATCCAAAGTAGTGGCACCGGGAATGCGGATTGGATGGATAGCAGGAGAAAGTGAATTCATTAAGGCATTAGAGTGGTTTAAAAAAGATTTAGACCATCCATTTGCTCAAAGTACAATGGCTGTATACTTAGAAAACACGGATTTTGAGAAACGAATCGACCTTCTGAAAAATGTGTATCGTGCTAAATGTACTGCGTTAATCCATTCGTTGGAACAATTCCTTCCAGAATCCGTTTCCTGGTATGTACCAGATGGTGGTTACTTTGTATGGGTGAGAATTCCAGGTATGGATACGTCGCAATTATTATCACAGGCTCTAACTGAGGGTGTTTCGTATGTTCCAGGGAAGTACTTTTGCTTGGATGAAAAGGATGGAACCGAGTTTCTCCGGCTCTCGTTCAGTTATGCTAATGAGGAAGAAATAATCGAGGGAACTAGAAGACTAGGGCAGCTTATCGCATCTTTTTTTCATAAAATGTCCTGA
- a CDS encoding helix-turn-helix domain-containing protein: MSLEKILTLTNINDITDMVSTYLKKPVVIENDQFLLLSYSSYYIDHFDQANRQTIFTKHWPIPILEKFMDEGIVEQLKTVQHPFRVKQIEEIGLNQRVVVSAVHKGQVFGFIWVQETEMMTDSDLEFLHEVSHHIGKLLYQKKQINMKKDEEKNEFYQKVIDEVYQTENQIKWEAANMNLLIPETFLVNVFTIAQSDAEHFDELTDTVSLFANALNHFSHVFTNQLKIIVLIGSNGKGKELLSESANDLTNTVLSQFNDQRVFPGIGNEYSSILQLRKSYLEALEVINAAKFIGKPEQLPFQYSKLGIFRYLEMISHHHTKTNYINMDLQILQKKDQESQTKLLQTLEIYLLNNCRIKPTAEQLYIHTNTLKYRLNQIADLTSIDFDDLHSRIQLYIDLQLIKQKS, encoded by the coding sequence ATGTCATTAGAAAAAATCCTTACTCTCACAAACATCAACGATATAACGGATATGGTCAGCACTTATTTAAAAAAACCAGTGGTCATCGAAAATGACCAATTTTTATTGCTGTCATATAGTTCATATTATATCGATCACTTCGACCAAGCCAATCGGCAAACCATTTTCACAAAGCATTGGCCGATTCCAATCTTGGAGAAATTCATGGATGAGGGCATTGTCGAACAGCTTAAAACGGTGCAGCATCCCTTTAGAGTGAAACAAATCGAGGAAATCGGTTTAAATCAAAGAGTCGTTGTAAGCGCGGTACACAAAGGGCAAGTCTTCGGATTCATATGGGTTCAAGAGACGGAAATGATGACTGATTCAGACTTGGAATTTTTGCATGAGGTTTCCCATCATATCGGCAAGCTCCTTTATCAGAAAAAACAGATAAACATGAAAAAAGATGAAGAAAAAAATGAGTTTTATCAAAAGGTCATTGATGAAGTCTATCAAACTGAAAACCAAATAAAATGGGAAGCCGCCAATATGAATCTCCTCATTCCGGAAACTTTCCTTGTAAATGTCTTTACCATCGCTCAATCCGATGCGGAACATTTCGATGAATTAACGGATACAGTCAGTCTATTCGCCAATGCTTTGAATCATTTTTCCCATGTATTCACAAACCAATTGAAGATTATCGTATTAATTGGCAGCAACGGAAAAGGGAAAGAACTCCTTTCTGAAAGCGCCAATGATTTAACGAATACGGTTCTTTCCCAATTCAATGATCAAAGGGTGTTCCCGGGAATCGGAAATGAATATTCTTCGATTCTTCAATTAAGAAAATCCTACCTCGAAGCCCTGGAAGTGATCAATGCAGCGAAGTTCATCGGTAAACCTGAACAGCTTCCTTTCCAATATAGCAAGCTAGGGATTTTCCGTTACCTCGAAATGATCTCCCATCATCATACTAAAACGAATTATATCAATATGGATTTACAGATTCTTCAAAAGAAGGACCAGGAAAGCCAAACGAAACTCCTTCAAACATTGGAAATATATCTGTTGAACAATTGCCGGATCAAACCGACAGCTGAGCAGCTATACATTCATACCAACACATTGAAATATAGATTGAACCAAATAGCCGATCTCACTTCAATCGATTTTGATGACTTACACTCAAGAATACAACTCTACATCGATTTACAGCTTATAAAGCAAAAATCTTAA